One Mycolicibacterium fortuitum subsp. fortuitum genomic window carries:
- a CDS encoding TfoX/Sxy family protein — protein MAFDPDLADRIRELTASESSLDEKRMFGGLAFLVNGNMAVAATREGGLMVRVSRDEGEKLMQRDHVEPMVMGGREMRGWLRIAAPGVKTKRQLQAWVGRGVEYAKSLPPK, from the coding sequence ATGGCCTTCGACCCCGACCTGGCCGACCGCATCCGTGAATTGACGGCTTCCGAAAGCAGTCTCGACGAGAAGCGCATGTTCGGCGGATTGGCGTTCCTGGTCAACGGCAACATGGCGGTCGCGGCAACCCGAGAAGGCGGCCTGATGGTGCGGGTCTCCCGGGACGAAGGCGAAAAACTGATGCAACGCGACCACGTCGAGCCCATGGTGATGGGCGGCCGGGAGATGCGCGGCTGGCTGCGGATCGCGGCTCCCGGCGTGAAGACCAAACGGCAGCTGCAAGCGTGGGTCGGCCGCGGGGTGGAGTACGCCAAGAGCCTGCCGCCCAAGTAG
- a CDS encoding molybdopterin-dependent oxidoreductase yields MTESSGQSSANARMVGGVAAAAVSLGVAQLVSIPFGTPADPRNAVGSAVVDLTPGPVKEWVIQTLGSLDKLFLAVVVLAAIAATAAIAATYETRRRPVGSAIFTLAGLLACAAVLSRPGATALDVVPTVVGTACGVAALRLLVRLWDAPGNDDEHVDTTRRAWLAAAGVLGVGAASGLIGVLVARLASSVAAERDTSVIPRPRVPAPPVPPDVQPTGVTLPSFITDAADFYRVDTALSVPQLSRDVWRLRIHGMVDREITYSFDDLAQFEAVEKAITLTCVSNPVGGNLISNGMWTGYRLTDLLHAAGVHPDADMLLSTSVDGFTVGTPVETLADGRDAMLAVGLNGQPLPVEHGYPARLVVAGLYGYVSATKWVTDLELTRFDRAEAYWTRQGWAPRGPIKTESRIDVPKRGQKVPVGPTTFGGVAWAQNRGVRSVEVRIDDGPWQPAQLGAAYSGQTWRLWSLPWQASGPGDHTVTVRATDNTGAVQTSDQAPTVPDGATGWHTVYFTVA; encoded by the coding sequence ATGACCGAGTCCTCGGGGCAGTCCTCGGCGAACGCACGGATGGTCGGCGGAGTTGCCGCCGCCGCGGTTTCACTCGGGGTGGCTCAGCTGGTCAGCATTCCGTTCGGGACGCCGGCCGACCCGCGTAACGCGGTCGGGTCGGCAGTAGTGGACCTGACACCGGGTCCGGTCAAGGAATGGGTGATCCAAACCCTGGGCAGCCTGGACAAGCTGTTCCTCGCCGTCGTGGTGCTCGCAGCGATCGCCGCCACCGCAGCCATCGCCGCAACGTACGAGACCCGGCGCCGACCGGTCGGCAGCGCGATCTTCACTCTCGCCGGACTGCTCGCCTGCGCGGCGGTGCTCTCGCGGCCCGGCGCGACAGCGCTCGATGTCGTGCCGACGGTGGTGGGCACCGCATGCGGAGTGGCGGCGCTGCGACTGCTCGTGCGCCTGTGGGACGCCCCGGGGAATGATGACGAGCATGTCGACACCACCAGGCGGGCGTGGTTGGCCGCGGCGGGTGTGCTGGGCGTGGGCGCGGCGAGCGGACTGATCGGTGTCCTGGTCGCCCGGTTGGCGAGTTCGGTTGCCGCAGAACGTGACACCTCGGTGATCCCTCGTCCCCGCGTGCCGGCTCCCCCGGTCCCCCCGGACGTTCAGCCCACGGGCGTGACGCTGCCGAGCTTCATCACCGACGCCGCCGACTTCTACCGGGTGGACACCGCACTGAGCGTTCCGCAGCTGAGCCGCGACGTATGGCGGCTGCGCATCCACGGCATGGTCGACCGCGAGATCACCTACAGTTTCGACGATCTCGCCCAGTTCGAAGCTGTCGAGAAGGCCATCACCCTGACCTGCGTATCCAATCCGGTTGGCGGCAACTTGATCTCGAACGGGATGTGGACCGGCTACCGCCTCACCGATCTGCTCCACGCGGCGGGTGTGCATCCCGATGCGGACATGCTCCTGTCCACCTCGGTGGACGGGTTCACCGTCGGGACCCCGGTGGAGACCCTGGCGGACGGACGCGACGCCATGCTGGCCGTCGGACTCAACGGGCAACCGCTTCCCGTCGAGCACGGCTACCCCGCCCGGTTGGTCGTGGCCGGGCTCTACGGCTACGTTTCGGCCACCAAATGGGTAACCGACCTGGAACTGACCCGCTTCGACCGGGCCGAGGCGTACTGGACCAGACAGGGTTGGGCACCGCGCGGTCCGATAAAGACCGAGTCACGCATCGACGTGCCGAAGCGTGGCCAGAAGGTGCCGGTGGGGCCGACGACCTTCGGTGGGGTTGCCTGGGCACAGAATCGCGGCGTGCGTAGCGTCGAGGTCCGAATCGACGACGGCCCATGGCAACCCGCCCAACTGGGGGCTGCCTACTCCGGCCAGACCTGGCGGTTGTGGAGCTTGCCCTGGCAGGCGAGCGGACCGGGTGACCACACCGTCACAGTGCGGGCCACCGACAATACCGGGGCGGTTCAGACATCCGACCAAGCCCCGACCGTGCCTGACGGCGCCACCGGCTGGCATACGGTGTACTTCACCGTGGCGTGA
- a CDS encoding esterase family protein produces the protein MKFLNKIRGAWTRRLAAGAMAAATLPALIGIAGGSATAGAFSRPGLPVEYLDVFSASMNRNIRVQFQGGGPHAVYLLDGLRAQDDYNGWDINTPAFEWYNGSGLSVVMPVGGQSSFYTDWYQPSKGNGQDYTYKWETFLTQELPTWLAANRGVSQTGNAVVGISMAGSAALTYAIHHPQQFIYAGTLSGFLNPSEGWWPMLIGLAMNDAGGYNAESMWGPSTDPAWKRNDPMVNINQLVANNTRIWIYCGTGTPSELDAGTNGGNLMAAQFLEGLTLRTNVTFRDNYIAAGGTNGVFNFPANGTHAWGYWGQQLQQMKPDIQRVLGAQSAT, from the coding sequence ATGAAGTTCCTCAACAAGATTCGCGGAGCGTGGACGCGTCGACTGGCGGCCGGGGCAATGGCAGCCGCGACACTGCCCGCGCTGATCGGTATCGCAGGAGGTTCGGCGACCGCTGGCGCATTCTCCCGTCCGGGGCTGCCGGTCGAGTACCTCGACGTGTTCTCTGCGTCGATGAACCGCAACATCCGAGTGCAGTTCCAGGGCGGCGGACCACACGCTGTCTACCTGCTCGACGGCCTGCGCGCCCAGGACGATTACAACGGCTGGGACATCAACACGCCGGCATTCGAGTGGTACAACGGATCGGGTCTGTCGGTGGTCATGCCCGTCGGCGGACAGTCGAGCTTCTACACCGACTGGTACCAGCCTTCGAAGGGCAACGGTCAGGATTACACCTACAAGTGGGAGACCTTCCTGACCCAGGAACTGCCCACCTGGCTGGCCGCCAATCGTGGCGTGTCGCAGACCGGCAACGCCGTCGTCGGCATCTCGATGGCCGGCAGCGCGGCGCTGACCTACGCGATCCATCACCCGCAGCAGTTCATCTATGCCGGAACGCTTTCGGGCTTCCTGAACCCGTCCGAGGGCTGGTGGCCGATGCTGATCGGGCTGGCGATGAACGACGCCGGCGGCTACAACGCCGAGAGCATGTGGGGACCGTCGACCGACCCGGCGTGGAAGCGCAATGACCCGATGGTCAACATCAACCAGCTCGTCGCCAACAACACCCGCATCTGGATCTACTGCGGCACCGGAACCCCGTCGGAGCTCGACGCCGGGACCAACGGCGGCAACCTGATGGCGGCCCAGTTCCTCGAAGGACTCACACTGCGCACCAATGTCACCTTCCGGGACAACTACATCGCTGCCGGCGGCACCAACGGGGTGTTCAACTTCCCGGCCAACGGAACCCACGCGTGGGGCTACTGGGGCCAGCAGCTGCAGCAGATGAAGCCCGACATCCAGCGGGTGCTCGGCGCCCAGTCGGCCACCTAG
- a CDS encoding mechanosensitive ion channel domain-containing protein, with protein sequence MRSVLEADWFYWALAVAIGLPVGLVLLTELHNALARRGSVLARPVGLLRNYILPLAALLVLLVKGGEISVETTTVRIIATVLGLVVMILLLSGLNATLFQGAPEGSWRKRIPSIFLDVARFALIAVGVGMIFAYVWGANVGGLFTALGVSSIVLGLALQNSVGQIISGLLLLFEQPFELGDWLDTPSARGRVVEVNWRATHVDTGSGMQIMPNSVLAGASFTNLSKPASSYSLAVVTEFGADDAPDEVCWLLAQIAGQLPQRRPGATPSAIALGRNEYRTSIPLRSPADDSAARSTFLRWLWYAARRAGLHLDGAVDDFVTPERMSKAVKQISPTLRLSHTEQQDLLAHCTLSRFGAGEQLQFAGEVPSRMSFIVSGRVQVAVAGGDGAIVPVRTLESGDFLGQTTLIRESALAAAHATVETTVLQVERGFLERLVLRNPLLLQDIGRMIEDRRCTAQEILAAARGSGQVSAPSSNR encoded by the coding sequence ATGAGAAGCGTGCTCGAGGCCGACTGGTTCTACTGGGCGTTGGCCGTCGCGATCGGCCTGCCGGTTGGCCTGGTGCTGCTCACCGAATTACACAACGCGCTCGCTCGCCGTGGCAGCGTGCTGGCCAGGCCGGTCGGACTACTCCGCAATTACATCCTTCCGCTTGCCGCGCTGTTGGTCCTGCTCGTCAAGGGCGGCGAAATCTCGGTTGAGACCACCACTGTCCGGATCATCGCCACCGTCCTCGGTCTGGTGGTGATGATTCTGCTGCTGTCAGGGCTCAACGCCACGCTCTTCCAGGGCGCACCGGAAGGCAGCTGGCGGAAACGCATTCCGTCGATCTTCCTCGACGTTGCCCGATTCGCGCTCATCGCCGTCGGGGTAGGCATGATCTTCGCCTACGTGTGGGGCGCCAATGTCGGAGGTCTGTTCACAGCCCTCGGCGTGAGTTCGATCGTGCTCGGTCTGGCGCTGCAGAACTCAGTGGGCCAGATCATCTCAGGTCTGCTTCTGTTGTTCGAGCAGCCGTTCGAGCTCGGAGACTGGCTCGACACACCGTCGGCCCGCGGCCGGGTGGTCGAAGTGAACTGGCGAGCCACTCACGTCGACACCGGCAGCGGCATGCAGATCATGCCGAACTCGGTGTTGGCCGGCGCATCCTTCACCAACCTGAGCAAACCCGCATCGTCGTACTCGCTCGCGGTCGTCACGGAGTTCGGCGCGGACGACGCTCCCGACGAGGTGTGCTGGCTGCTCGCCCAGATCGCCGGCCAGCTGCCGCAGCGGCGCCCCGGTGCTACGCCGTCGGCAATTGCTCTGGGCCGCAATGAATACCGCACGTCCATTCCCCTCCGATCGCCCGCGGATGACAGTGCCGCGCGATCGACCTTTCTTCGTTGGCTGTGGTACGCCGCGCGACGAGCCGGCCTGCACCTCGATGGTGCGGTCGACGATTTCGTCACGCCCGAACGGATGAGCAAGGCTGTCAAGCAGATCTCGCCGACGCTGCGACTGAGCCACACGGAGCAGCAGGATCTTCTCGCACACTGCACGCTGAGCCGGTTCGGCGCCGGGGAACAGTTGCAGTTCGCCGGGGAGGTGCCGAGCCGGATGAGCTTCATCGTTTCCGGCCGCGTTCAGGTGGCTGTCGCGGGTGGTGACGGCGCCATCGTGCCGGTGCGCACGTTGGAGAGCGGTGACTTCCTCGGCCAGACGACGTTGATCCGCGAGAGTGCGCTCGCGGCGGCCCATGCGACCGTGGAGACCACGGTCCTACAGGTAGAGCGCGGCTTCCTGGAACGACTGGTGCTGCGTAATCCCTTGTTGCTTCAGGACATCGGTCGCATGATCGAGGACCGCCGTTGTACTGCGCAGGAGATCCTGGCCGCCGCCCGCGGATCCGGACAGGTCTCGGCGCCGAGTTCCAACCGTTAG
- a CDS encoding lysophospholipid acyltransferase family protein, with protein MDESELDQWDPVVTRQMKSWAGRIAKWWFRSEVRGLENIPSQGGALVVANHSGGMLTPDVLVFAPEFYRHFGYGRPLYTLAHYGVLLGPTGDLFRRLGVIHASPENAASALRAGAVVLVFPGGDYDAYRPTAEANIIDFNGRTGYVRTALAAGVPIVPTVSIGGQESQLFLTRGNWLAKLLGLPRIRLDILPVSIGLPFGLSVIVPPNLPLPTKIITEALPPIDITARFGADPDVGAVDAHIRDVMQTALNRLASQRRFPILG; from the coding sequence ATGGACGAAAGCGAGCTCGACCAGTGGGATCCGGTCGTTACCCGGCAGATGAAGTCGTGGGCCGGGCGGATCGCCAAGTGGTGGTTCCGCTCCGAAGTCCGGGGCCTGGAGAACATTCCGAGCCAAGGCGGCGCTCTCGTCGTCGCGAATCACTCCGGCGGCATGCTGACGCCCGACGTGCTGGTCTTCGCACCGGAGTTCTACCGCCACTTCGGATACGGCCGTCCGCTGTACACCCTCGCCCATTACGGGGTGTTGCTCGGACCGACCGGGGATCTGTTCCGGCGGCTCGGGGTAATCCATGCCAGCCCTGAGAACGCCGCGAGCGCCCTCCGTGCCGGCGCCGTGGTGCTGGTGTTTCCCGGCGGCGACTACGACGCCTACCGCCCGACTGCCGAGGCGAACATCATCGACTTCAACGGGCGAACCGGATACGTCCGGACTGCGCTGGCGGCCGGGGTCCCCATCGTGCCGACCGTCTCGATCGGCGGCCAGGAGAGCCAACTGTTCCTGACCCGGGGCAATTGGCTGGCCAAGCTCCTCGGTCTGCCTCGCATCCGCCTGGACATCTTGCCGGTGAGCATCGGCCTTCCGTTCGGCCTCAGCGTCATCGTGCCGCCCAACCTGCCGCTTCCGACCAAGATCATCACCGAAGCGCTGCCGCCGATCGACATCACCGCGCGGTTCGGAGCCGACCCAGATGTCGGCGCCGTCGACGCGCACATCCGGGACGTCATGCAGACGGCCCTGAACCGGCTCGCCTCACAGCGCCGGTTCCCGATACTGGGCTAG
- the lon gene encoding endopeptidase La — protein MPEPIAVPILFLSEPIVLPGMVVPVELDDAARTAVDAAQASDSGKLLIAPRLDDRYPTHGVIASIVQVGRMPGGAEAAVVRGERRAHIGSGTTGPGAALWVEVEEAAETTDSATDETKALAAEYKKLLLAMLQRREAWQIVDVVNKITDPSALADTAGYASYLTDVQKRQLLETESAAERLSSLIQWTGEHLAEVEVNDKIAEDVRAGMDKQQKEFLLRQQLAAIRKELGEGEPEGSEDYRARVEAADLPDKVREAALREVGKLERSSDQSPEGGWIRTWLDTVLDLPWNVRTEDSTDLKGAREILDADHHGLDDVKDRIVEYLAVRARRAQRGMAVVGGRGSGAVMVLAGPPGVGKTSLGESVARALGRKFVRVALGGVRDEAEIRGHRRTYVGALPGRVVRAIGEAGSMNPVVLLDEIDKVGSDYRGDPSAALLEVLDPAQNHTFRDHYLELDLDLSDVVFLATANVIENIPSALLDRMELIQLDGYTEDDKVAIARDYLLPRQAERAALTESEVTVTDAALRKIAADYTREPGVRQFERLLAKALRKVTTKLDSTDSLITIDEPDLVEYLGRPRFTPESTERTAVPGVATGLAVTGLGGDVLYIEANSNEGEPGLKLTGQLGDVMKESAQIALSYVRAHADQLGVDAKALDRQIHVHVPAGAVPKDGPSAGVTMVTALVSMATGRQVRGDVGMTGEVTLNGRVLPIGGVKQKLLAAQRAGLKTVFIPARNEPDLDDVPAEVLEALEVKPMTDVADIIVQALEPVREADTVAA, from the coding sequence ATGCCTGAACCAATTGCAGTGCCCATTCTGTTCTTGAGCGAGCCGATCGTCCTGCCGGGAATGGTGGTGCCCGTCGAACTCGACGACGCCGCCCGCACAGCCGTCGACGCCGCTCAGGCCAGCGATTCCGGCAAACTGCTGATCGCTCCCCGGCTGGACGATCGCTACCCCACCCACGGGGTGATCGCGTCGATCGTGCAGGTCGGGCGCATGCCCGGTGGCGCGGAAGCCGCCGTGGTCCGCGGCGAGCGCCGCGCGCACATCGGCTCGGGAACCACCGGACCGGGTGCGGCCCTGTGGGTCGAGGTGGAGGAAGCGGCCGAGACGACGGATTCCGCGACCGACGAGACCAAGGCCCTGGCCGCCGAATACAAGAAGCTGCTGCTGGCCATGCTGCAGCGGCGCGAGGCGTGGCAGATCGTCGACGTGGTCAACAAGATCACCGACCCGTCAGCCCTGGCCGATACGGCCGGCTACGCGTCCTATCTGACCGACGTGCAGAAGCGTCAACTCCTCGAGACCGAGAGCGCAGCGGAGCGTCTGAGCTCGCTCATCCAGTGGACCGGCGAGCACCTGGCCGAGGTCGAGGTCAACGACAAGATCGCCGAGGACGTCCGGGCCGGGATGGACAAGCAGCAGAAGGAATTCCTGCTGCGCCAGCAACTGGCCGCGATCCGCAAGGAACTCGGCGAGGGCGAACCCGAGGGGTCCGAGGACTACCGCGCCCGGGTCGAGGCGGCCGATCTGCCCGACAAGGTCCGGGAAGCCGCGCTGCGCGAGGTCGGCAAGCTGGAACGCTCCAGTGACCAGAGTCCTGAGGGTGGCTGGATCCGGACCTGGCTGGACACCGTGCTGGACCTGCCGTGGAACGTGCGGACGGAAGACTCGACCGACCTCAAGGGTGCTCGCGAGATTCTGGACGCCGACCACCACGGGCTGGACGATGTCAAGGACCGCATCGTGGAGTACCTGGCCGTTCGGGCCCGACGTGCCCAACGCGGCATGGCTGTCGTCGGCGGACGCGGGTCGGGTGCCGTGATGGTGCTGGCCGGCCCGCCCGGGGTCGGCAAGACCTCACTGGGTGAGTCCGTCGCCCGCGCGCTGGGCCGCAAGTTCGTGCGGGTCGCCCTGGGCGGTGTGCGCGACGAGGCCGAGATCCGTGGCCACCGGCGTACCTACGTCGGCGCGCTGCCGGGGCGCGTCGTGCGGGCCATCGGCGAGGCGGGTTCGATGAATCCCGTTGTGCTGCTGGACGAGATCGACAAAGTCGGCTCGGACTACCGCGGCGACCCGTCAGCGGCCCTGCTCGAGGTGCTGGACCCCGCGCAGAACCACACGTTCCGCGACCATTACCTGGAGCTGGACCTGGACCTGTCCGATGTGGTGTTCCTGGCCACGGCCAACGTGATCGAGAACATCCCGTCGGCGCTGCTGGACCGGATGGAGCTGATCCAGCTCGACGGGTACACCGAGGACGACAAGGTCGCCATCGCACGGGATTACCTGCTGCCGAGGCAGGCCGAACGGGCGGCCCTGACCGAATCGGAGGTCACGGTGACCGACGCGGCGCTGCGCAAGATCGCCGCCGACTACACCCGTGAACCGGGCGTGCGGCAGTTCGAGCGGTTGCTGGCCAAGGCGCTGCGGAAAGTGACGACCAAGCTCGACTCCACGGACTCCCTGATCACGATCGACGAGCCGGATCTCGTTGAGTACCTGGGTCGTCCGCGGTTCACCCCCGAGTCCACCGAACGCACCGCGGTGCCGGGCGTGGCGACCGGTCTGGCCGTCACCGGCCTGGGTGGCGACGTGCTCTACATCGAGGCCAACTCGAACGAGGGCGAGCCGGGACTGAAACTGACCGGTCAGCTGGGCGACGTGATGAAGGAGTCGGCGCAGATCGCGCTGTCCTACGTGCGTGCTCACGCGGACCAGTTGGGCGTCGATGCCAAGGCGCTGGACCGCCAGATCCACGTCCACGTGCCTGCGGGCGCGGTGCCCAAGGACGGTCCTTCGGCCGGCGTCACCATGGTGACCGCACTGGTCTCGATGGCCACCGGCCGGCAGGTGCGCGGCGATGTCGGCATGACGGGTGAAGTCACGCTGAACGGCCGGGTGCTGCCGATCGGCGGCGTCAAGCAGAAACTGCTGGCCGCCCAGCGAGCCGGCCTGAAGACGGTGTTCATCCCGGCGCGCAACGAGCCCGATCTGGACGACGTCCCGGCCGAGGTGCTGGAGGCGCTTGAGGTCAAACCGATGACCGATGTCGCTGACATCATCGTCCAGGCGCTGGAGCCGGTCCGCGAGGCCGACACGGTCGCCGCATAA
- a CDS encoding HNH endonuclease: MFESVAKVDPTADEAALRDRIAELERLKCAAAAGQARATVALESARHAAEAATRVPITRRGRGLGSEIGLARMDSPANGRQHLSDARILVHDLPHTLAALECGVLTEARARLIVREAACLSPTDRHRLDHQLCADHTNLIGLGDTRIRNDAKTIAYQLDPVAVIDRATRAPEGRNVTFRPAPDAMAFVTALLPATDAASVQSALIDAADRCADGRNRGQAMADTLVARVTGRDVTQPVPVAVDLVLSDDTLFAGGTQPALLQGHGPIPAATARHMIGDALTHDDSWATLRRLYAAPDTGALVAMESRSRRFPKGLARFIATRDQTCRTPYCDARIRHIDHAEPHHRNGPTSAANGQGLCEHCNYAKEAPGWRVVAAVDEFGRHTTDHITPTGATYRSTAPPLAGGMRILTREIHIVVNKRAA, from the coding sequence ATGTTCGAATCGGTCGCGAAAGTTGATCCCACCGCCGACGAGGCGGCACTGCGGGACCGAATCGCCGAACTCGAACGCCTCAAATGCGCTGCCGCAGCCGGACAAGCCCGCGCCACCGTCGCCCTGGAGTCCGCCCGACACGCCGCCGAAGCCGCCACCAGGGTCCCCATCACACGACGTGGCCGCGGGCTGGGTTCAGAAATCGGACTGGCCCGCATGGATTCACCGGCCAACGGCCGCCAACACCTCTCCGACGCCCGCATCCTCGTCCATGACCTGCCCCACACCCTCGCCGCCCTGGAATGCGGGGTGCTCACCGAAGCCCGCGCCCGGCTGATCGTCCGCGAAGCCGCCTGCCTGTCCCCTACCGACCGGCACCGCCTCGACCATCAACTCTGCGCCGACCACACCAACCTGATCGGCCTCGGCGACACCCGTATCCGCAACGACGCCAAAACCATTGCCTACCAACTTGACCCGGTGGCCGTCATCGACCGCGCCACCCGCGCACCCGAAGGCCGCAATGTCACCTTCCGCCCCGCCCCTGACGCCATGGCCTTTGTCACAGCACTCCTGCCCGCCACGGACGCGGCATCCGTGCAGTCCGCACTCATCGATGCAGCCGACCGCTGCGCCGACGGCCGCAACCGCGGCCAGGCCATGGCCGACACCTTGGTAGCCCGCGTCACCGGCCGCGACGTCACCCAACCGGTCCCCGTCGCAGTCGACCTCGTGCTCTCCGACGACACTCTGTTCGCCGGCGGCACCCAACCCGCACTCCTACAGGGCCACGGACCCATCCCCGCCGCAACAGCCCGACACATGATCGGCGACGCACTCACCCATGACGACTCCTGGGCCACCCTGCGACGGCTCTATGCAGCCCCCGACACCGGCGCCCTCGTCGCCATGGAATCACGATCGCGACGCTTCCCCAAAGGCCTCGCACGGTTCATCGCCACCCGAGATCAGACCTGCCGCACCCCGTATTGCGATGCCAGGATCCGACACATCGACCATGCGGAGCCACATCACCGGAACGGGCCGACCTCCGCAGCCAACGGCCAGGGACTCTGCGAACACTGCAACTACGCCAAAGAAGCACCCGGGTGGCGGGTCGTGGCCGCAGTCGACGAGTTCGGCCGCCACACCACCGACCACATCACCCCCACCGGCGCGACCTACCGATCCACAGCGCCGCCACTCGCCGGCGGCATGCGGATACTCACCCGCGAAATCCACATCGTGGTGAACAAACGGGCCGCCTAG
- the cycA gene encoding D-serine/D-alanine/glycine transporter: MTTDTSTGERHLSRQLSNRHIQLIAIGGAIGTGLFMGSGKTISLAGPSVLFVYMIIGFMLFFVMRAMGELLLSNLHYKSFADFAADLLGPWAGFFTGWTYWFCWIVTGVADVVVIAGYVAFWWPDLPLWIPALATVVVLIGLNLPTVRAFGETEFWFALIKIIAIVTLIVIGLVMIFTSFTAPTGAQASFANLWNDGGFFPTGPMGFVAGFQIATFAFVGIELVGTTAAEAKDPERNLPKAINSIPVRVMLFYVAALTIIIAVTPWREIDPELSPFVAMFSLAGLGIAASVVNFVVLTSATSSANSGIYSTSRMVYGLATEGDAPSLFGRLTSRRVPANALFLSGVFLLSGVVMVAAGDSIVAAFTLVTTISSLCFIFVWTIILVSYLVYRKRRPELHEASKFKMPGGVVMCYVVLAFFAFLLWAFTQKDDTLQAELVTPAWFLVLGIAWLVLRRRPEHLAREATFHAELESKDPD; the protein is encoded by the coding sequence GTGACGACAGATACATCCACGGGCGAACGGCACCTCTCACGCCAGCTGTCGAACCGGCATATCCAGCTGATCGCAATCGGCGGTGCCATCGGTACGGGCCTGTTCATGGGCTCGGGCAAGACCATCTCGCTGGCCGGCCCGTCGGTGCTGTTCGTCTACATGATCATCGGCTTCATGCTGTTCTTCGTCATGCGGGCGATGGGCGAACTGCTGCTGTCCAACCTGCATTACAAGTCGTTCGCCGATTTCGCCGCGGACCTGCTCGGGCCCTGGGCGGGTTTCTTCACCGGCTGGACGTACTGGTTCTGCTGGATCGTCACCGGCGTGGCCGATGTGGTGGTGATCGCGGGCTATGTGGCCTTCTGGTGGCCGGACTTGCCGCTGTGGATACCGGCGCTCGCCACGGTCGTGGTGCTGATCGGGCTGAATCTGCCGACCGTGCGGGCCTTCGGTGAGACCGAGTTCTGGTTCGCCCTGATCAAGATCATCGCGATCGTGACGTTGATCGTCATCGGCCTCGTCATGATCTTCACCAGCTTCACCGCCCCCACCGGTGCCCAGGCATCCTTCGCCAACCTGTGGAACGACGGCGGCTTCTTCCCCACCGGCCCAATGGGATTCGTGGCCGGATTCCAGATCGCGACCTTCGCTTTCGTCGGGATCGAACTGGTGGGCACCACCGCCGCCGAGGCCAAGGACCCCGAGCGCAACCTGCCCAAGGCGATCAACTCGATCCCGGTGCGCGTCATGCTCTTCTACGTCGCCGCGCTGACCATCATCATCGCCGTCACGCCGTGGCGCGAGATCGATCCCGAGCTCAGCCCGTTCGTGGCCATGTTCAGCCTCGCGGGCCTGGGCATCGCGGCGTCGGTGGTCAATTTCGTGGTGCTCACCTCGGCGACGTCGTCAGCCAACTCCGGGATCTACTCGACCTCCCGAATGGTCTACGGCCTGGCCACCGAAGGTGATGCACCCAGCCTCTTCGGTCGGCTGACCTCGCGACGCGTGCCTGCCAACGCGTTGTTCCTGTCCGGCGTGTTCCTGCTGTCGGGTGTGGTGATGGTGGCCGCCGGCGACTCGATCGTCGCGGCGTTCACCTTGGTCACGACGATCTCCTCGCTGTGCTTCATCTTCGTCTGGACGATCATCCTGGTGAGCTACCTCGTCTACCGGAAACGCCGTCCGGAACTGCACGAGGCATCGAAGTTCAAGATGCCCGGTGGCGTCGTGATGTGCTACGTGGTCCTGGCCTTCTTCGCCTTCCTGCTGTGGGCGTTCACCCAGAAGGACGACACCCTGCAGGCCGAACTGGTGACGCCGGCATGGTTCCTGGTGCTCGGCATTGCCTGGTTGGTGCTGCGGCGTCGCCCCGAACACCTGGCCCGCGAAGCCACCTTCCACGCAGAACTCGAGTCGAAAGATCCCGACTGA